A region of Fusarium keratoplasticum isolate Fu6.1 chromosome 6, whole genome shotgun sequence DNA encodes the following proteins:
- a CDS encoding Saponin hydrolase, with amino-acid sequence MHFFDKATVYAILCGSVGQTAHAAAVTTPPASVPNPPSPEPITLKQLPLPPISPSDDVGACTKQINSRGTGCLANGVFETFQSGDFLPDGKHVIAMVTFTGAPAAPAAGSIYSGPQVIIVKTDGKTFPNGDPWKCITCGVPEENAVGISVKYDYPQAFKDGKRLLIGHNILDCGTNQLTSEACKPENTYIYPLRWNVAADGSGPSGDIRELRLHPDNVHLEFSSFTFASGSIGQYAYFSRLVFNPSPKTGTPLAPRYDLEKVTILHNPKGVAPITAKGKVLSLNPQAISVGEARGFNGDGTELTYVGSNIESCNNDVFAVHLQTGVVRRLTNHPEYPDPLAFSPDNKWMAVMDTRGSGRNMFIAGMRGIPPLVDIVGGILPASSRNNGLRRFFQPYLIDFYGDRGNYYGQKINGDNNGVPGSGAINDPEWNGMADPRWSPDSRQLVFWQTHTVSPSCGGANPLPCYPSKEQGGRNYRMYIATFTSRSPSPPAPVKEHSDTIPWGVPYVPGSQVTPTPGLAGGIYTLYGKASGEAKVNITWGQAPEIGTVSVVYKNYSLDGKSFLNGNESVTGSVERLTDFSFDWYSDIRQTGAVKGSKKTSPGGYHANIDVMINDLTSNGTLTTTLDGVEWRSPQSGT; translated from the coding sequence ATGCACTTCTTTGACAAAGCGACTGTCTACGCTATCCTCTGCGGTAGCGTGGGCCAGACTGCTCACGCTGCCGCCGTCACTActcctcctgcttctgtTCCAaaccctccttctcctgagCCCATCACGCTCAAGCAactgcctcttcctcccatcTCGCCCAGCGACGACGTCGGTGCTTGCACGAAGCAGATCAACTCTCGCGGAACAGGATGTCTGGCCAACGGCGTCTTTGAAACGTTCCAGTCTGGCGACTTTTTACCTGATGGAAAGCATGTTATCGCCATGGTCACCTTTACTGGTGCGCCTGCTGCTCCGGCTGCGGGAAGCATCTACTCTGGCCCGcaggtcatcatcgtcaagacGGATGGCAAGACGTTTCCTAACGGAGACCCGTGGAAGTGCATCACTTGTGGTGTTCCTGAGGAGAACGCCGTTGGAATCAGCGTCAAGTATGACTATCCTCAGgccttcaaggatggcaaaCGTCTTCTCATCGGACACAACATCCTCGACTGCGGTACCAACCAGTTGACTAGCGAGGCTTGCAAGCCAGAGAACACTTACATCTACCCTCTCCGCTGGAATGTTGCTGCCGACGGTTCTGGCCCGAGCGGTGATATTCGTGAGCTGCGACTGCACCCGGATAATGTTCATCTCGAGTTTAGCTCCTTCACCTTTGCTAGTGGCAGTATTGGACAATATGCTTACTTTTCACGGCTTGTATTCAACCCTTCGCCAAAGACTGGAACCCCCCTGGCGCCGCGATATGACCTAGAAAAGGTTACCATTCTGCACAATCCCAAAGGAGTCGCCCCCATCacggccaagggcaaggttcTTTCTTTGAACCCTCAGGCTATCTCTGTTGGCGAGGCTCGTGGCTTCAATGGCGACGGAACAGAGCTCACCTATGTCGGAAGCAACATTGAGAGCTGCAACAACGATGTGTTTGCTGTTCATCTTCAAACTGGAGTTGTTCGCCGTCTTACCAACCACCCTGAGTATCCCGACCCTCTGGCTTTCTCGCCTGATAACAAGTGGATGGCTGTTATGGATACTCGGGGAAGTGGTCGCAACATGTTTATTGCTGGCATGCGAGGAATTCCGCCTCTGGTTGATATTGTTGGTGGTATTCTTCCAGCGTCGTCTCGCAACAACGGTCTTCGTCGGTTCTTCCAGCCGTATCTGATCGACTTTTACGGTGACCGTGGCAACTACTATGGCCAGAAGATCAACGGAGATAACAACGGCGTTCCCGGAAGTGGTGCCATCAACGACCCTGAGTGGAACGGCATGGCTGATCCGCGATGGTCTCCTGATAGCAGGCAGCTTGTCTTTTGGCAGACTCACACcgtctctccttcttgtggCGGTGCAAACCCTCTCCCTTGCTACCCGTCCAAGGAGCAAGGTGGCCGCAACTATCGCATGTATATTGCAACCTTTACTAGCCGCAGCCCAAGCCCTCCTGCCCCGGTGAAGGAGCACTCCGATACCATTCCCTGGGGCGTCCCGTACGTTCCAGGATCTCAGGTTACTCCTACGCCGGGCTTGGCGGGTGGTATCTACACACTCTACGGCAAGGCTTccggcgaggccaaggtcaataTCACCTGGGGCCAGGCACCCGAGATCGGTACCGTCAGTGTCGTGTACAAGAACTATTCGCTCGACGGTAAGAGCTTCCTCAACGGAAACGAGAGTGTGACGGGGTCTGTTGAGAGACTAACCGACTTTTCCTTTGACTGGTATTCGGATATTCGTCAGACGGGAGCTGTCAAGGGAAGCAAGAAGACGAGCCCGGGTGGATACCATGCCAATATTGATGTTATGATCAATGATTTGACTTCGAATGGTACTCTTACTACGACTTtggatggtgttgagtgGCGTAGCCCTCAGAGCGGTACTTAA
- a CDS encoding Carboxylic ester hydrolase, producing the protein MKFLHVAWFSLITCGVIAEQSAQVTMTLAPASTIIGTSRANIDGVELFNGIPYAQPPLGQLRLKPPQRSNGPFGTLDATKIAPTCPQFRGAPPAFSDAFTQLISSSINTTFFQTSLPSSEDCLTLNIVRPAGTNSDAKLPVLLWIHGGGFQVSVSFSTPIHPVTDRQIQVGSATQYDGSFVVNSSVTAHKPVIYVAINYRLAGYGFLGGKDILADGSANIGLRDQRMALEWVADNIASFGGDPNKVNIWGESAGSLSVFNQLGLYGGNHTYNGKPLFRGAIMNSGSLFRADPIDCPKAQTVYDTVVKNAGCSSANDTLACLRNVDYGTFEQATNSVPGFISYNSIALSYLPRPDGEVLNDSAEVIVQSGNYAAVPLIIGGQEDEGTLFSFAQSNLSDTSAIVEYLSSLYFHGATKHQLKALVETYNESIPAGSPYGAGFTGEVYPGFKRLSSLLGDIGFTLARRSMLYHASKANPTVPIWSYEASYDRDTPVLGTFHGSDLLPVFFSGPQSFASQSLFHYYFNFAYSLDPNDSSNKRDQYPHWPKWSDKKQLLHLFRDNSSLLTDDFRWESYTWMMANEKLLRF; encoded by the coding sequence ATGAAGTTTCTCCACGTTGCCTGGTTCTCTTTGATAACCTGCGGTGTCATAGCAGAGCAATCAGCTCAAGTGACTATGACTCTTGCCCCAGCCTCGACCATCATCGGCACTTCCAGAGCCAACATCGACGGCGTAGAGCTCTTCAACGGAATTCCCTACGCTCAACCACCCTTAGGCCAACTTCGCCTCAAGCCCCCTCAGAGATCTAACGGACCTTTCGGTACTCTCGATGCTACCAAAATTGCACCGACTTGTCCTCAGTTCCGTGGAGCACCTCCTGCCTTTAGCGATGCCTTTACGCAGCTCATCTCAAGCTCCATCAACACTACCTTCTTCCAGACCTCTCTCCCTTCGAGTGAGGACTGTCTTACACTCAACATCGTTCGGCCTGCAGGGACTAACTCCGATGCCAAGTTGCCTGTGCTGCTCTGGATTCACGGTGGAGGCTTCCAGGTCAGTGTCTCCTTTTCCACCCCGATCCACCCCGTCACTGACCGTCAGATACAGGTCGGCTCAGCTACCCAGTACGACGGTTCTTTCGTAGTCAACAGTTCTGTTACAGCCCACAAGCCCGTCATCTACGTCGCCATTAACTATCGTCTCGCCGGCTATGGCTTCCTAGGCGGCAAAGACATCCTCGCTGATGGTTCCGCGAACATCGGCCTCCGTGACCAACGCATGGCCCTGGAGTGGGTTGCCGACAACATCGCTTCATTCGGTGGTGATCCAAACAAGGTCAACATCTGGGGCGAGTCAGCCGGGTCTTTGTCCGTCTTCAATCAGCTGGGGCTATATGGTGGCAACCACACGTACAACGGAAAACCCCTTTTCCGCGGAGCAATCATGAACTCTGGCTCCCTCTTCCGAGCAGACCCTATCGATTGTCCCAAGGCTCAGACCGTCTATGATACAGTTGTCAAAAACGCCGGTTGTTCCTCAGCGAACGATACCCTTGCCTGCCTGCGTAACGTCGACTACGGCACGTTTGAGCAAGCAACAAACTCTGTTCCCGGATTCATCTCATATAACTCAATTGCACTATCCTACCTCCCGCGGCCTGATGGCGAGGTACTGAACGACAGTGCCGAGGTCATTGTGCAATCTGGAAATTACGCGGCTGTGCCCCTGATCAttggcggccaagaagacgaagGGACATTATTCTCATTCGCCCAGAGCAACTTATCCGATACCTCTGCCATTGTTGAGTATCTCTCCTCACTATACTTTCACGGAGCTACCAAGCATCAACTGAAAGCCTTGGTCGAAACATACAACGAATCTATCCCAGCTGGATCACCTTACGGCGCTGGCTTTACCGGTGAGGTGTACCCAGGTTTCAAACGCCTGtcctctctcctcggcgACATCGGCTTCACACTAGCTCGCCGTTCCATGCTCTACCACGCGTCAAAGGCAAATCCTACCGTTCCGATCTGGAGCTACGAAGCAAGCTACGACCGCGACACACCCGTCCTGGGAACATTCCATGGCTCTGACCTTCTTCCGGTCTTCTTCAGTGGGCCCCAGAGTTTCGCCAGTCAGAGCCTTTTTCACTACTACTTCAACTTTGCATACTCTCTAGATCCCAATGACTCTTCCAACAAAAGGGACCAGTACCCTCACTGGCCCAAGTGGAGCGACAAGAAACAGCTACTACATTTGTTCCGGGATAACTCTAGTCTACTGACGGATGACTTTCGATGGGAGAGCTACacatggatgatggcgaaTGAAAAGCTGTTACGGTTCTGA
- a CDS encoding PPM-type phosphatase domain-containing protein, which produces MFRIHVRTLRTSGPALKRVSARCTQARFSSTASKAGGGYAWPVAAIVGTGGAGLYIFSGKDDKKPSTSSRSSDVLSLQDFVAEDQISVESPIKALTLTTANAKLRQDVHTFAFEGHGGVKGRVDVARVSSNNPIEDDWDLKVAKGIGGAGTLFSGVYDGHAGWATSKVLRGALVPYVSGALSSIKAGSSNELVDDTIKKAFERLDDRIYSNAIKAMEAGHEPGSAEVISAIAPAIAGSCALLSIYEPHTSTLRTAVTGDSRAVRGAWSQEGRKYEADVLSKDQTGFNQDEVDRLDREHPGEKDDILNPDSGRLLGMAVTRAFGDHRWKWSDEFIRTARDNFYGTSPRPNFKTPPYMTARPEVTTRKVQTEDFVILASDGLWDVISNDDAVTCVSRWLAAKKAGKPEPFKETKLKGKPRDGWQATPEHFVIEDLDSAAVCLVKNALGGSRRGLFLGALTTYSPMSRNVRDDMTVQVIFFKDPYEKK; this is translated from the exons ATGTTTCGCATACACGTCAGAACTCTACGCACCTCTGGTCCGGCGCTCAAGCGAGTGTCGGCGCGTTGCACACAAGCACGCTTCTCGTCCACTGCGTCAAAAGCTGGCGGTGGGTATGCGTGGCCTGTAGCCGCCATTGTCGGCACCGGAGGGGCTGGTCTGTACATCTTCAGCGGcaaggacgacaagaagcCCTCTACATCATCCAGATCGAGCGATGTCCTCTCTCTGCAGGACTTTGTTGCCGAAGACCAGATCTCGGTCGAGTCTCCCATCAAGGCATTGACTCTCACGACCGCGAATGCCAAACTGCGCCAAGATGTCCATACCTTTGCCTTTGAAGGACACGGAGGTGTCAAGGGTCGGGTAGATGTTGCGCGAGTATCAAGCAACAACCCCATCGAGGATGACTGGGACCTCAAGGTAGCCAAGGGTATCGGTGGTGCTGGTACGCTGTTCTCTGGCGTCTATGACGGACATGC CGGTTGGGCAACCTCGAAGGTACTGAGAGGGGCTCTTGTTCCGTATGTATCCGGTGCTCTGTCTAGCATCAAAGCCGGTAGCTCTAATGAGCTGGTcgacgacaccatcaagaaggCTTTTGAGCGGCTCGATGATCGCATCTACAgcaacgccatcaaggccatggaggcaGGCCACGAGCCAGGTTCAGCTGAGGTCATTTCTGCCATCGCGCCCGCTATTGCAGGCTCATGcgctcttctctccatctACGAACCCCACACCTCAACCTTGCGAACTGCTGTCACTGGAGACTCTCGCGCCGTTCGCGGAGCTTGGTCGCAAGAAGGGCGCAAGTATGAGGCTGATGTCCTGAGCAAGGACCAGACTGGCTTCAACCAGGATGAGGTAGACCGTCTTGACCGTGAGCATCCCGGCGAGAAGGATGACATCCTTAATCCCGACTCTGGACGGCTCCTGGGTATGGCTGTCACCAGAGCTTTCGGCGATCACCGCTGGAAGTGGTCAGACGAATTCATTCGTACAGCGCGAGACAACTTTTACGGTACATCTCCACGACCCAACTTCAAGACACCCCCATACATGACTGCCCGCCCCGAAGTCACGACACGCAAGGTCCAAACCGAGGACTTTGTCATCCTCGCCTCAGACGGCCTCTGGGATGTGATCAGCAACGACGATGCCGTCACGTGCGTGTCACGCTGGCtcgcagccaagaaggccggcAAGCCGGAGCCCTTCAAGgagaccaagctcaagggtAAGCCGAGGGATGGGTGGCAGGCTACGCCGGAGCACTTTGTGATCGAGGACCTGGACAGCGCGGCTGTGTGTCTTGTCAAGAATGCGCTTGGGGGGTCGAGGAGGGGGTTGTTTTTGGGGGCGCTCACGACGTATTCGCCCATGAGTCGGAATGTGAGGGACGATATGACGGTGCAGGTTATTTTCTTCAAGGATCCATATGAAAAGAAGTGA
- a CDS encoding HET domain-containing protein — MSASELEKHYLPLDTSRKEIRLLEIVSITPGIVCEFHTVSLLDNPSFCALSYVWGDESDTQDITVNDSYRSITSSLGNALEYAIFHWRAIFRDRDVGSCRLWADAICINQADSKEKGEQVQLMKEVYSMAEVVFCALDFKAPEKEMQCAFYAIGSIATGADEDGFVSAPNEEPKRAKMRRVTEYLAFSCHLSHHLGVTVGSAIDVFCCLTYWKRAWIFQEVVLARRPVFIYRTLLMELSTLLHAHSWLSAAQVQPTPEGTDQSVRDAIDEFDAAIFLSINWARTLVGAEKASEDAKLRKEHQMARRAIVSTGGTLEARDPKDHVYALLGVADLKLKPDYSPEKSLESVYIDLCAELIDLPSDFSFEFLFFLYYAGIAMQDELEQSYEFASWVPNLRRRMSSGSDASPPRPFERLWKIPSDTSPWMDCGPSPDVFIRERSLFVRAVFVSTILDLGPVISFNDDTWLSFVIFVFEMLNSPPFYTHHIHPLVTLAKTLGAECQEENVWEMPEVLRVIRALQYLLVNGQSTNETDDSPTESNYMYAFGEEFLLNIGLGVSWRCRVLDEPPRPILGHELIDQVNQEQQYMLYRSSISNFLTRISDQTQFEVEMAQAEKDAEKLYRGRSRLARALDGGLMFVPWSAAEGDHVVLLKGVVEFLLVRKVDDFYLNVGRCSFSTLEKEIAHEVGVGERELVGIELR, encoded by the coding sequence ATGTCTGCCTCCGAGTTGGAGAAACATTATCTGCCACTTGACACATCCCGGAAAGAGATCAGGCTACTCGAGATTGTCTCCATCACACCGGGGATCGTCTGCGAGTTCCACACCGTGTCTCTCCTGGATAACCCCTCATTCTGCGCCCTTTCCTACGTCTGGGGAGACGAAAGCGACACCCAAGACATCACGGTCAATGATTCTTACCGCAGCATCACCTCAAGCCTTGGCAATGCCTTAGAATATGCCATCTTTCATTGGAGGGCCATCTTTCGTGACCGCGACGTCGGGTCTTGTCGACTGTGGGCTGACGCCATCTGCATCAATCAGGCTGACAGCAAAGAGAAGGGTGAGCAAGTACAACTCATGAAAGAAGTTTATTCCATGGCTGAAGTAGTCTTTTGCGCTCTTGATTTCAAGGCaccggagaaggagatgcaATGCGCCTTTTATGCGATTGGGTCTATTGCAACAGGCGCAGATGAAGACGGCTTCGTCTCAGCACCCAATGAGGAACCAAAGAGAGCCAAGATGCGTCGGGTGACGGAATATCTCGCCTTCTCTTGCCACCTGTCTCACCATCTCGGAGTGACAGTTGGCTCTGCTATCGATGTATTTTGCTGCCTGACGTACTGGAAGCGAGCATGGATATTCCAAGAAGTGGTGCTGGCTCGTCGACCCGTCTTTATCTATCGAACCTTGCTGATGGAACTGAGTACTCTTTTGCATGCGCATTCTTGGCTTTCCGCTGCTCAAGTACAGCCTACGCCCGAGGGAACCGACCAATCTGTTCGTGACGCAATAGATGAATTCGAtgccgccatcttcttgtctATCAATTGGGCGAGAACTCTTGTCGGGGCAGAAAAGGCGTCGGAGGATGCAAAACTAAGAAAAGAACATCAAATGGCACGCAGGGCTATCGTGTCTACTGGCGGGACTCTGGAAGCAAGAGACCCCAAGGACCATGTTTATGCCCTCCTTGGAGTTGCcgacctcaagctcaagccagACTATAGTCCAGAGAAGTCGCTCGAGTCAGTTTATATCGATCTCTGTGCCGAGCTTATCGACCTCCCGTCCGACTTCTCTTTCGAGTTTCtgttttttctttattatgCAGGGATTGCCATGCAAGACGAGCTTGAGCAATCATACGAATTCGCTTCTTGGGTTCCCAACCTCCGGCGGCGTATGTCATCTGGAAGTGATGCCagccctcctcgtcctttcGAACGATTGTGGAAAATTCCCTCAGATACAAGTCCGTGGATGGACTGCGGTCCATCACCCGATGTCTTTATACGAGAGCGGAGCTTATTTGTTCGCGCCGTCTTTGTTTCGACCATCCTGGATCTGGGTCCAGTCATATCCTTCAACGATGACACTTGGTTATCCTTTGTCATATTTGTATTCGAGATGCTCAACTCGCCGCCTTTTTACACACACCATATTCATCCTCTGGTGACCCTCGCAAAGACTCTAGGGGCCGAGTGTCAAGAAGAAAATGTTTGGGAGATGCCAGAGGTCTTGAGAGTCATCAGAGCACTTCAATACCTCCTGGTCAACGGGCAATCGACAAATGAGACAGACGATAGTCCCACCGAGTCAAACTACATGTATGCGTTTGGAGAGGAGTTTCTCTTAAATATAGGGCTTGGAGTATCATGGAGGTGTAGGGTTTTGGATGAACCCCCGAGGCCGATACTTGGCCACGAGCTGATTGACCAAGTCAACCAAGAACAACAATACATGCTGTATAGATCATCCATATCGAATTTCTTGACAAGAATCTCGGATCAGACACAGTTTGAAGTAGAGATGGCCCAAGCTGAGAAGGACGCGGAAAAGCTGTACCGGGGAAGATCAAGATTGGCTCGAGCACTAGATGGCGGGCTCATGTTTGTGCCCTGGAGCGCGGCGGAAGGTGACCACGTCGTTCTCCTCAAGGGCGTCGTGGAGTTTTTGTTGGTTCGCAAGGTGGATGATTTCTATCTCAATGTCGGGCGGTGTTCGTTCTCTACGcttgagaaggagattgcACACGAGGTGGGCGTGGGTGAGAGGGAGCTTGTGGGAATAGAGCTCCGATAG
- a CDS encoding Glucanase — MASLSFLLFGLAVQLVAGQTPGNTPEVHPRLDTFRCTVLGGCKKHTNYIVAESSQHPIHQATNNLGCGNWGEKPNSTVCPDAASCAKNCIIEGVPDYQVQGISTSGTELRLQQMHNNLTVSPRVYLLDENKQEYDIMYLTGSELTFDVEMSKLPCGMNSALYFSEMLKDGGKSLSPHNKAGAYYGTGYCDAQCFVTPFINGVGNIDGYGSCCNELDIWEANSRATHIAPHPCNQTGLYECTGDECGSEGVCDKPGCGWNPNRHNNTDYYGRGGSFKVDSTRKFTVVTQFLADKNGHLTELHRHYVQDNKIIESAVVTLPGVPNVNFINDEYCVATGANAFTRLGGMKGMGESMTRGMVLVMSLWWDEGGFMNWLDQGEAGPCNATEGSPANILKIQPNPEVTFSNIKIGEINSTFSVGSGYRRDGFARGLEKGHVRHHLHQHQRRGSF, encoded by the exons ATGGCTTCACTTTCgtttctcctctttggcCTGGCCGTCCAACTCGTCGCCGGCCAAACACCAGGCAACACACCCGAGGTGCATCCCAGGCTGGATACCTTCCGATGCACTGTTCTCGGTGGCTGCAAGAAGCACACAAATTACATCGTCGCCGAGTCAAGCCAGCACCCGATCCACCAGGCCACAAACAATCTTGGCTGCGGTAACTGGGGAGAGAAGCCAAACAGCACCGTGTGCCCCGATGCTGCATCTTGCGCCAAGAACTGTATCATCGAGGGAGTCCCGGATTATCAAGTCCAGGGAATCAGCACATCCGGCACTGAGCTCCGCCTCCAGCAGATGCACAACAACCTGACAGTTTCTCCCAGAGTCTaccttcttgatgagaaCAAGCAAGAATACGACATCATGTATCTCACCGGCTCTGAATTGACCTTTGATGTCGAAATGTCAAAGCTGCCGTGTGGCATGAACAGCGCTCTTTACTTCTCtgagatgctcaaggatgGTGGCAAGAGCCTCAGCCCACACAACAAGGCTGGTGCGTACTATGGTACTGGCTACTGCGATGCCCAGTGCTTTGTGACCCCATTCATCAACGGAGTG GGTAACATTGATGGCTATGGGTCATGCTGCAATGAGCTCGATATTTGGGAAGCAAACTCTCGAGCTACTCACATTGCGCCTCACCCATGCAACCAGACCGGCCTCTATGAATGCACCGGCGATGAGTGCGGTTCTGAGGGTGTATGCGACAAGCCCGGCTGTGGATGGAACCCTAACCGCCACAATAACACTGACTACTATGGACGTGGCGGCTCTTTCAAGGTCGATAGCACCCGAAAGTTCACAGTGGTGACCCAGTTCCTAGCCGACAAGAATGGTCACCTCACAGAGTTGCACCGACACTATGTGCAGGACAACAAGATTATTGAAAGCGCAGTTGTGACTCTCCCCGGAGTCCCCAACGTCAACTTCATTAACGACGAATACTGCGTAGCTACCGGCGCCAACGCATTCACACGCCTCGGCGGCATGAAAGGAATGGGTGAATCCATGACCCGCGGCATGGTTCTCGTCATGAGTCTCTGGTGGGACGAAGGTGGCTTCATGAACTGGCTTGACCAGGGCGAGGCCGGACCTTGCAATGCCACCGAGGGCAGCCCAGCCAATATTCTCAAGATCCAGCCCAACCCGGAGGTGACTTTCAGCAACATCAAGATTGGAGAGATCAACTCGACCTTCTCTGTAGGCTCGGGGTACAGACGGGATGGGTTTGCAAGGGGATTGGAGAAGGGTCATGTGAGACATCACCTTCACCAGCATCAGCGCCGAGGCAGCTTCTAA
- a CDS encoding DAO domain-containing protein — translation MSTPPAKTDAIIIVGAGIFGLSTAIHLARRGYTDVTVFDKQPYEKTLYSYTEGCDAASADINKIIRSAYGAQTEYQGLSAEALKAWDAWNAELKAGGSSVPPGMTSNDVVWINNGFLSLSDATTLPDFERATVDNMEAAGQKGTQLINNDDNHLKLAAEKGRSSAMQPFSKEALGVLDTTGGIAVADKACRFALHKAKSLGVRFILDPAAGRLASTIQDSSGKVTGIHTADGKSHSSAITIIAAGGWTPTLVPSLDNLAETTAGSVIILKIPESSPLRDRFSPSRFPSFSFNMREGAKGGIYGFPVDEHGHLKIGYRGTKYTNPKVQADGRERSEPVTRWTEGDQITKIPEQALRVLRKFLSDYLPELEAEGIDIWLTRLCWYNDSFDNHYVIGHVPGHEGLVVATAGSGHAFKYLPNIGNWVVDILEGVGLDRPAVKAWRWREKKTEQEVVNSLMEGSKGERALRNTPLVSADAPNS, via the exons ATGTCAACCCCTCCCGCCAAGAccgacgccatcatcattgtcggcGCCGGCATCTTTGGCCTCAGCACGGCAATCCATCTTGCTCGCCGAGGATACACAGACGTCACCGTCTTTGACAAGCAGCCGTACGAAAAGACCTTGTACTCTTACACTGAAGGCTGTGATGCTGCGTCTGCCG acatcaacaagatcatcCGCTCCGCATATGGAGCTCAAACAGAGTACCAGGGCCTCAGCGCCGAAGCTCTCAAGGCTTGGGATGCCTGGAACGCAGAGCTCAAAGCTGGCGGCTCATCAGTCCCTCCAGGCATGACGTCCAACGACGTCGTCTGGATCAACAATGGCTTCCTCTCACTATCCGATGCAACAACCCTCCCGGACTTTGAGAGAGCCACCGTGGACAACATGGAAGCTGCAGGCCAGAAAGGAACacagctcatcaacaatgaCGACAACCATCTAAAACTGGCGGCAGAGAAGGGCAGGAGTTCGGCGATGCAACCTTTCAGCAAGGAAGCGCTCGGGGTGCTTGACACCACAGGCGGTATTGCAGTGGCCGATAAAGCGTGCCGCTTTGCTCTCCATAAGGCCAAGTCTCTCGGCGTGCGCTTTATTCTCGACCCAGCTGCCGGCCGTCTGGCATCCACCATTCAAGACTCCAGTGGCAAAGTCACTGGTATCCATACAGCAGACGGTAAATCCCACTCATCGGCCATTACAATCATCGCCGCTGGTGGCTGGACACCGACCCTCGTACCAtccctcgacaacctcgccgaAACGACCGCAGGCTCCGTCATAATCCTCAAGATCCCCGAGTCCTCACCTCTCCGTGATCGATTCTCACCTTCACGTTTCCCATCGTTTTCGTTCAACATGCGAGAAGGAGCCAAGGGCGGAATATACGGTTTCCCCGTGGATGAGCATGGTCACCTCAAGATCGGCTACCGCGGAACCAAATACACGAACCCAAAGGTGCAGGCAGACGGCCGAGAGCGCAGTGAGCCTGTCACAAGATGGACCGAGGGCGACCAAATTACCAAGATTCCAGAGCAGGCCCTGCGTGTCTTGCGCAAGTTTCTGTCTGATTATCTCCCCGAACTAGAAGCTGAGGGCATTGACATCTGGTTAACAAGACTGTGCTGGTACAATGACTCCTTCGACAACCACTATGTGATCGGCCACGTGCCTGGTCATGAGGGTCTGGTAGTCGCAACTGCTGGGAGTGGACACGCCTTCAAGTACCTTCCAAACATTGGAAACTGGGTTGTCGACATCCTAGAAGGTGTCGGTCTGGATAGACCGGCAGTGAAGGCGTGGCgatggagagagaagaaaacTGAACAGGAGGTTGTGAATAGCCTCATGGAGGGGTCAAAGGGGGAGAGAGCTCTGAGAAACACTCCTCTCGTATCAGCAGATGCACCAAATTCTTAA